One window of Aspergillus oryzae RIB40 DNA, chromosome 3 genomic DNA carries:
- the dspC gene encoding dual specificity phosphatase YVH1 (dual specificity phosphatase) yields MAMNRIPGQNIYIGGIFSLKNRAALERANITHVLSVLRLQPQEETFAGFQHHRIDVDDVEDENLLEHFPSAIKFIQSGLDAGGGVLVHCAMGKSRSATICIAYLLHQQPSALTPQSALAIIKESRPLCEPNDGFMKQLSIYHQMGCPDDVISHPLYNRWLYRREVEESVACGRAPEMSSVLFEDEQPHKSQDNTDRTTEIKCRKCRRNLATTPFIIPHGPQNGAKGPTDCAHIFLHPLTWMRPCLFPNGEDDGAPPGDAPLSGRLTCPNTSCGSNIGKFAWQGMQCSCGDWVVPAIGLAKARIDMSQRVNVGRLPPAALGIRMPPSMRPNPADDSTNGRGNL; encoded by the exons ATGGCTATGAATCGTATTCCTGGTCAGAATATTTATATTGGAGG CATTTTCTCCCTTAAGAACAGGGCAGCATTGGAAAGAGCAAACATTACCCACGTACTATCGGTATTACGCCTGCAACCACAAGAGGAGACATTTGCAGGCTTCCAACATCATCGCATCGATGTGGACgatgttgaggatgagaacCTCCTAGAACATTTCCCCTCCGCCATTAAGTTCATCCAGTCTGGATTGGATGCTGGTGGGGGCGTCCTGGTCCATTG TGCGATGGGAAAATCCCGTTCAGCCACCATATGTATCGCTTATCTACTCCACCAGCAGCCAAGTGCACTGACGCCGCAGTCCGCTCTTGCTATTATTAAGGAAAGTCGGCCACTTTGTGAACCGAATGATGGGTTCATGAAACAGCTGTCGATATACCACCAAATGGGCTGTCCAGACGATGTGATCAGCCATCCGCTGTATAACCGTTGGCTTTACCGCCGCGAAGTTGAGGAAAGTGTAGCATGTGGGCGCGCGCCGGAGATGAGTTCCGTGTTATTTGAAGACGAACAACCTCACAAATCCCAAGACAATACGGATCGAACAACGGAAATTAAATGTCGGAAATGCAG ACGAAACTTGGCGACCACGCCATTCATCATACCACATGGCCCGCAAAACGGTGCAAAGGGACCAACCGACTGCGCCCACATTTTCTTACATCCTTTAACGTGGATGCGCCCGTGCCTTTTCCCTAacggtgaagatgatggagcaCCGCCTGGGGATGCGCCCCTGTCTGGTCGATTGACCTGCCCGAACACCTCGTGTGGTTCCAATATCGGAAAGTTTGCATGGCAGGGTATGCAATGTAGCTGCGGCGACTGGGTAGTCCCCGCAATCGGCCTTGCGAAGGCTCGAATCGATATGTCCCAACGTGTCAATGTGGGAAGGCTACCTCCAGCTGCCCTAGGCATCCGTATGCCGCCTAGTATGAGGCCTAATCCTGCGGATGATTCCACAAATGGACGGGGCAACCTCTAA
- a CDS encoding AAA-ATPase Vps4-associated 1 family protein (predicted protein), protein MSGPFQNIYHLRRVADTAAKACYVCHKPSSSVMITPDNKDFFYVCPIHLKDRHFCSPIVDTEAEEKKKKEEALAKEIEKVKKEYEERQKKKKDKSKEKKPDEESKKEEKSSNTDKQEGNDEKERDDKVYTLPYPTSPAHSPSGHPDAQTLNIESLKKSAQSTSTSDDGPRIFALHK, encoded by the exons ATGAGTGGGCCATTCCAAAACATCTACCATCTCCGCCGGGTAGCAGACACCGCGGCAAAGGCGTGCTACGTCTGCCACAAGCCCTCGAGCAGCGTCATGATCACGCCTGACAACAAG GATTTCTTCTACGTTTGTCCTATTCATCTAAAGGATCGGCATTTCTGCTCTCCTATCGTTGACACAGAGgccgaggaaaagaagaagaaagaagaggcaTTAGCcaaagaaatcgagaaaGTAAAGAAGGAGTACGAGGagagacaaaaaaagaaaaaagacaagtcgaaagagaagaaacccgACGAAGagtcaaagaaggaagaaaaatcaTCCAACACCGACAAACAGGAGGGCAATGACGAGAAGGAACGAGACGATAAGGTCTATACCCTACCCTACCCTACCTCCCCTGCCCATTCTCCCTCAGGCCACCCAGACGCTCAGACCCTGAAC ATTGAATCCCTCAAGAAGTCAGCACAGTCCACGTCGACGTCGGATGACGGGCCTCGTATTTTCGCATTGCATAAGTAA
- a CDS encoding putative acyl-CoA thioester hydrolase (acyl-CoA thioesterase), with protein sequence MLGLTTRRILRTRAAERPSQLCLASKDFHTSQSNAASRPTWMPMRVKTPWIEALTKSREDAKSGKGASAPVAKPDLTPKKMSDSHYSAILPLAQDKWLLDTYLNASGHIRLGSLLMDLDALAGIIAYRHTGGSVTTVTAACDRITIEHPLMEICDLELSGQVTYATGRSSMEISLQVAKAPPEGQKAKPEDVLITCAFTMVSLDPATKKPVNVAPLLLETDEERLLFKKGEENYQAKKGLRKRSLLQKAPDDEESNLIHSMWTKEMSYLSPESPDQRPSNMVFMSDTNLKSAMIMQPQDRNRHNFMIFGGFLLKQTFELAFCCVASFSHARPNFISLDPSTFENPVPVGSVLYLRATVAYTEPVETESGSKYTKVQVRVDTKVRDVEHGTKKSTGQFNYTFLVEKDIQVMPKSYGEFMLWTDARRRSQNAAALAPAGSREFSALRGLKDSVTE encoded by the exons ATGTTGGGACTAACCACGCGACG CATTCTCCGGACAAGGGCCGCAGAGCGCCCATCGCAATTGTGTCTTGCGTCCAAGGATTTTCACACCAGTCAATCCAATGCGGCGTCCCGACCTACGTGGATGCCCATGCGCGTCAAGACACCGTGGATTGAAGCATTGACGAAGAGCAGAGAGGATGCGAAGTCCGGCAAGGGAGCTTCTGCGCCGGTCGCGAAGCCCGATCTGACCCCTAAGAAGATGTCGGATAGTCATTATAGTGCT ATTTTGCCGTTGGCACAAGACAAATGGCTCCTTGATACATATTTGAATGCTTCGGGGCATATCAG GTTGGGATCGCTACTGATGGACCTGGATGCCCTAGCCGGTATCATTGCTTACAGACACACCGGAGGCTCGGTGACGACTGTGACCGCTGCATGTGACCGAATCACCATCGAACATCCTCTGATGGAGATCTGCGATCTCGAGCTCAGTGGCCAGGTTACCTACGCTACAGGCCGCTCTAGTATGGAGATATCTCTGCAGGTCGCAAAGGCCCCTCCTGAAGGACAGAAGGCGAAACCTGAGGACGTCCTGATCACTTGCGCCTTCACAATGGTGTCTCTGGATCCGGCTACCAAGAA ACCCGTCAATGTTGCACCCCTTCTGCTAGAAACTGACGAAGAACGTCTTCTCTtcaaaaagggagaagaaaactaTCAGGCCAAGAAAGGGCTGAGAAAACGAAGTCTGCTTCAGAAGGCCCCAGACGACGAAGAGAGTAACCTGATTCACTCCATGTGGACCAAGGAGATGTCATACCTGA GCCCCGAATCTCCCGATCAGAGACCATCAAACATGGTCTTCATGAGCGACACCAACTTGAAATCAGCCATGATCATGCAGCCGCAAGACCGCAACCGTCACAACTTCATGATCTTCGGTGGTTTCCTTTTGAAGCAGACCTTCGAGCTTGCATTCTGCTGTGTAGCGTCTTTCTCCCACGCTCGACCCAACTTCATCTCCCTTGATCCTAGCACCTTCGAGAACCCCGTTCCCGTCGGCAGCGTCCTGTACCTTCGCGCCACGGTTGCCTATACAGAGCCTGTCGAAACCGAGTCAGGCAGCAAGTACACCAAGGTTCAGGTCCGCGTGGACACCAAGGTCAGGGATGTGGAGCATGGCACCAAGAAGTCGACCGGCCAGTTCAACTACACCTtcttggttgagaaggataTTCAGGTCATGCCGAAGAGTTACGGCGAGTTTATGCTCTGGACCGATGCCAGGAGACGGTCACAGAATGCGGCTGCATTGGCTCCTGCTGGGTCGAGGGAGTTTAGTGCTCTTAGAGGGCTCAAGGATAGTGTGACTGAATAG